The genomic DNA CGATCGGCCCGCTCTTCTTCATCGTCTCCGCGCAGGCGCCGCTGATGCAGCGCTGGTATGCGCTGGAGAGCAGCCGCGGCGAGCCCTACGCGCTCTACGCCGCGTCCAACCTCGGGAGCTTCGCGGGGCTGTTCTCCTATCCCTTGCTCGTCGAGCCCTTCCTGACGCTCGACCAGCAGAGCCTGTTGTGGACGGCGGGATACGGCGTCCTCGTGCTGCTCGTCGTCGGCTGCGCGCTGACCACGCCGTCGCATCTCGTCGAGACAAAGCCGGAAGCGGAAACGCCCAGGCCGCGGCCGAAGGAGGTCGCTTACTGGGTCGCGCTCGCCGCGGTGCCGTCGGGGCTGATGCTCTCGACGACCACGCATCTCACCACCGACATCGTCGCGATGCCGCTGCTATGGGCGCTGCCGCTCGGCCTCTATCTGCTGAGCTTCGTCGTCGCCTTCGCCACGCGCCGCGGCGTCGCCGATTTCATCACCCAGCTTGCACCGCTGCTCATGCTGATCGCCGGCGGGCTCGCCTTCGCCTCGGGATCGCGTAGCCCGGTCTTCTCGGCGACGCTTGGGCTGAGCTTGCTCTTCGTCGTCGCGGTGACGCTCCATGCCGAGATGTACCGCCGCCGCCCCGCAGCCGATCATCTCACCGCTTTCTATCTCGCCATGTCGCTGGGCGGTGTCATCGGCGGCGCCTTCTGCGCGATCCTTGCGCCGGTGGTGTTCGATTGGGCGTATGAGCATCCGCTGCTGATCGTCGCCGCGGCCTTCCTGCTTCCGCAATGGCCGCTGATCCCACCGCTCCGCAGGCTCTGGTCCGATCCGTTCTGGCGGCGCGCGCTGACCATCGCGATCCCCGTGATCGTCCTTCCGCTCTCCGCGCTGGCCGACGGCGCAATCATCTATCCGCTGCCCGAATGGGTCGCGATCGGCGGCAGCATCCTCATCGCGATCCTCGGCGTCGTTTCGATCGGTCGCAAGCCGGTGTTTGCCATCTGCCTCGGCGCGCTGATGCTGAGCTATGGCGGGTGGCTGACGCTGCGCCTCTCTGCCGAGGACACGCGCACGCGCAGCTATTTCGGCATCTACCAGGTGATCGAGCGCCACGACGAGGCGATCCGCACGCTGATGCACGGCACGACGCTCCACGGCGTGCAAAATCTCGCGCCTGGCAAGGAGCGCAGCCCGACGAGCTATTACGGCCCCAATTCAGGCGTCG from Allosphingosinicella indica includes the following:
- a CDS encoding fused MFS/spermidine synthase, whose protein sequence is MSDIEQALPRSDRRERLAKPLFVATIVAGSFLLFLMQPMIARMALPRLGGAPAVWNSAMLVYQALLLAGYAYAHWLSRLKPRRQAGLHLALFGLAALWLPIGISSALPPADGNPILWVPWFLLSSIGPLFFIVSAQAPLMQRWYALESSRGEPYALYAASNLGSFAGLFSYPLLVEPFLTLDQQSLLWTAGYGVLVLLVVGCALTTPSHLVETKPEAETPRPRPKEVAYWVALAAVPSGLMLSTTTHLTTDIVAMPLLWALPLGLYLLSFVVAFATRRGVADFITQLAPLLMLIAGGLAFASGSRSPVFSATLGLSLLFVVAVTLHAEMYRRRPAADHLTAFYLAMSLGGVIGGAFCAILAPVVFDWAYEHPLLIVAAAFLLPQWPLIPPLRRLWSDPFWRRALTIAIPVIVLPLSALADGAIIYPLPEWVAIGGSILIAILGVVSIGRKPVFAICLGALMLSYGGWLTLRLSAEDTRTRSYFGIYQVIERHDEAIRTLMHGTTLHGVQNLAPGKERSPTSYYGPNSGVGRAMLAAPALYGPGARIGVVGLGTGTLACYAQPAERWTFFEIDPAMVRIATDPARFTFLRRCAPEARIELGDARLMLERAPPASYDLLAVDAFSSDAVPMHLLTREAIRSYGRALAPNGLLLIHISNRYLNLEPVLAQAADAEGWDAWLIHNSPTPAEQTDHLTTSIWVALSRDPAITETLVDGNDPNDRFDWRELERRPGFTGWSDDFASILPLLKDVRPW